The sequence aacttaaaaaattatcactaGGATgggaaacaaaacaaaatgtaCCGgcagaattaagaaaaaaaattatatataaataaagttaatattGGACGCATAGCACATACAAGCATCAGTGTAATCACGATCAACCACggagtatttattttaaaattttaaaataattgaataaaattattaaaaaaaatataagttctgggtttaatttataattaggccAATTTAATATCaagagtaaataaaataataaaattcaaagttAATAAACTTGATTTCCAAGCATTAGATTGTACCTGGAGCAACATAGCCGATAGTTCCTTTTATTGCTGCAGAACCACTTTGGTGCAATTGAGCCCCACCAGACATTGTAGAAATAATCTTTGCCAAGCCGAAATCTCCGACATGGGCAGTCATCTCATCATCAAGAAGAACATTACTTGGCTTTAGATCACCATGTATGATTGTTGATGGGCAGCCACTGTGAAGATACTCGATTGCAGAAGCAATATCAATAGCAATGTTCAACCTCTGTATTAGTTTCAGATTTCTTGATTCTTTGATTTGTTGCTCATCTTCCCATGCATTTTCAATATGCAACCATTTCTCCAGGCTACCATTAGGCATGAATTCGTACACCAGAGCTTTGAAATCATTCCCTTGAAAGTCGATGCTAGAACATGCACTCAGTAGCTTCATCAGATTCCGATGCCTAACGGTTCTAAGAGCTTTGCATTCTGACATGAAACTACTTGATGCTCCTCTCTGTTGCAAgtttaccacttttacagcTATTTCTACTCctgtttgatcaagaattcCTTTGTATACAGAACTGTAGTGACCAGAGCCAATTACATTGAGTGGAGAGAATCCATCAGTCGCTTTGGCAAGTTCTGCATAAGATAGTCTCATGAACTGGTGCTTGATTGATGGCACAGTAGCATCTTTCCTTCTAGACATTCTTC is a genomic window of Ricinus communis isolate WT05 ecotype wild-type chromosome 2, ASM1957865v1, whole genome shotgun sequence containing:
- the LOC125369248 gene encoding probable LRR receptor-like serine/threonine-protein kinase At3g47570, whose protein sequence is MRLSYAELAKATDGFSPLNVIGSGHYSSVYKGILDQTGVEIAVKVVNLQQRGASSSFMSECKALRTVRHRNLMKLLSACSSIDFQGNDFKALVYEFMPNGSLEKWLHIENAWEDEQQIKESRNLKLIQRLNIAIDIASAIEYLHSGCPSTIIHGDLKPSNVLLDDEMTAHVGDFGLAKIISTMSGGAQLHQSGSAAIKGTIGYVAPGTI